A DNA window from Ranitomeya imitator isolate aRanImi1 chromosome 2, aRanImi1.pri, whole genome shotgun sequence contains the following coding sequences:
- the LOC138663665 gene encoding oocyte zinc finger protein XlCOF22-like: CFIQKVCLDRHQRTHTGVKRFSCSECLKCFIQKAQLDSHQRTHTGEKPFSCSECGKYFTQKVCLDRHQRTHTGVKLFSCSECLKCFIQKAHLDSHQRTHTGEKPFSCSECGKCFNWKSHVIIHQRTHTGEKPFSCSECKKCFNQKKLLDVHQRTHTGEKPFSCSECGKCFTQKPHLDRHQRTHTGEKPFLCSECGKCFNEKLDFVTHQRIHTGEKPFSCSECGKCFTRKAYFTRHQRTHTG, translated from the coding sequence tgttttatccagaaagtgtgtcttgatagacaccagagaacccacacaggagtaaagcgtttctcatgttcagaatgtctgaaatgttttatccagaaagcacaacttgatagccaccagagaacccacacaggggagaagcctttttcctgttcagaatgtggaaaatattttacccAGAAAGTGTGTCTTGatagacaccagagaacccacacaggagtaaagcttttctcatgttcagaatgtctgaaatgttttatccagaaagcacaccttgatagccaccagagaacccacacaggggagaagcctttttcatgttccgaatgtgggaaatgttttaactggaaatcacATGTtattatacaccaaagaacccacaccggggagaagccattttcatgttcagaatgtaagaaatgttttaaccagaaaaagCTTCTTGATGTCCACCAGAGaacccatacaggggagaagcctttttcatgttcagaatgtgggaaatgttttacccagaaacctcatcttgatagacaccagagaacccacacaggggagaagccattcttatgttcagagtgtgggaaatgttttaatgagaAATTAGATTTTGTTACgcaccagagaattcatacaggggagaagcctttttcctgttcagaatgtggaaaatgttttacacggaAAGCATATTTTActagacaccagagaacccacacagggtag